The following are encoded in a window of Calderihabitans maritimus genomic DNA:
- a CDS encoding M24 family metallopeptidase, protein MEHTPAEECYRRIEKLQHALQEQNLDGALILYRADLFYFTGTAQQAYLYVPVTGESLLMVKKDFERAQKESPLRHVVYLPSQRKVIEIMKSFGCYQPKAHIGMELDVLPVRHFRWYQEHFPEWQIVDIGSTIREIRMIKSPYEIDLLKQSARLQEKVFSNIAQELKPGISELELAARIEFFARRSGHQGGVRLRGFDQELFYGNLMSGKSGAVKSYFDGPTGGPGPSPAYPLGAGWKIVEENEPIFIDYVGLYNGYIVDMTRIFVIGSLPEKLVKAHQVALEIQEALVEAARPGAVCQDLYQMALDMAESSGFGAHFMGYGEKVSFVGHGVGLELDELPVIARKFPVSLQEGMVIALEPKFIFPEYGTVGIENTFVVRKNGLEKLTQFEEQIIQL, encoded by the coding sequence ATGGAACATACACCGGCCGAGGAATGTTATCGGCGTATAGAAAAGCTTCAACATGCCTTGCAAGAACAGAACTTGGATGGTGCTTTAATATTGTACAGAGCAGACCTATTTTATTTCACGGGAACGGCACAACAGGCTTATCTTTATGTACCGGTTACTGGAGAATCCCTGCTAATGGTCAAGAAAGATTTTGAGAGAGCACAAAAAGAATCTCCTCTTCGTCATGTGGTTTATTTGCCCAGTCAGAGAAAAGTGATCGAGATAATGAAAAGTTTTGGTTGTTATCAACCCAAGGCACATATAGGAATGGAGCTTGATGTTTTGCCTGTTCGCCATTTCCGGTGGTATCAGGAACATTTTCCTGAGTGGCAAATTGTTGATATTGGTTCAACTATCCGGGAGATACGTATGATTAAATCGCCTTACGAAATTGACTTATTAAAGCAATCGGCTCGATTACAGGAGAAGGTGTTCAGCAATATTGCACAGGAGTTGAAACCTGGAATTTCGGAATTGGAACTGGCGGCAAGAATTGAGTTCTTTGCGAGGCGGTCAGGTCATCAGGGGGGCGTACGACTTAGGGGTTTTGATCAGGAACTCTTTTACGGAAACCTTATGTCTGGGAAAAGCGGAGCCGTAAAAAGCTATTTTGACGGACCTACCGGTGGACCGGGGCCTTCTCCCGCCTATCCTTTAGGTGCGGGTTGGAAAATTGTAGAAGAAAATGAACCTATATTTATTGACTATGTTGGACTCTATAATGGGTACATAGTCGATATGACCAGAATCTTTGTTATCGGTTCCTTACCGGAAAAACTGGTTAAAGCTCACCAAGTCGCCTTGGAAATTCAAGAGGCTTTGGTAGAGGCTGCTCGTCCAGGGGCAGTATGCCAGGACCTGTATCAAATGGCTCTGGATATGGCGGAAAGTTCAGGTTTTGGAGCCCACTTTATGGGTTATGGAGAAAAAGTGTCTTTTGTTGGACATGGGGTAGGACTTGAACTGGACGAGTTACCGGTCATAGCCAGAAAGTTTCCTGTTTCTCTTCAGGAGGGCATGGTTATTGCTTTGGAACCCAAGTTTATCTTTCCCGAATACGGAACGGTAGGTATAGAAAATACTTTTGTGGTACGAAAGAACGGATTGGAAAAGTTGACTCAGTTTGAGGAACAGATTATTCAATTATAA
- a CDS encoding PGRP and LysM peptidoglycan-binding domain-containing protein — MQYVVQPGDTLSSIARRFNISLALLIAANPQISDPDLIFPGQIINIPIGAPGVDFFPTLRRTSRGPAVRVLQLLLTRAGFDPGPIDGIFGPRTEAAVKAFQRQKGLPVTGVVDTNTWIALIRDAV, encoded by the coding sequence ATGCAGTATGTAGTACAGCCAGGGGATACTTTGTCGAGTATTGCTCGTCGGTTTAATATTAGCTTGGCTCTCCTAATAGCTGCTAACCCTCAAATTAGTGACCCGGATTTAATATTTCCTGGACAAATAATTAATATCCCTATCGGTGCTCCTGGAGTCGATTTCTTTCCAACGTTAAGGCGAACCTCTCGTGGTCCGGCGGTCAGAGTGCTTCAACTATTGCTGACCAGAGCAGGATTTGATCCAGGCCCTATTGACGGTATATTTGGTCCCCGGACAGAAGCAGCAGTCAAAGCGTTTCAGAGACAAAAAGGACTTCCCGTTACCGGCGTAGTAGATACTAATACCTGGATTGCTTTAATCAGGGATGCTGTTTGA
- the selA gene encoding L-seryl-tRNA(Sec) selenium transferase, giving the protein MDGQKQKSLQRIPAVEQVLQNERIKNLLEDYPRTLVVESVREVLDVYRQNLIAGMKAEETLTIDEVVLRTEKLVIKKSQSNLRPAINATGVIVHTNLGRSVLSPKAQEAVRRIASTYCNLEIDLEKGSRGSRYEHVEDLLTRLTGAEAALVVNNNAAAVLLALNTLANGREAIVSRGQLVEIGGSFRIPEVMKQSGVKLVEVGTTNKTYIQDYEQAITENTALLLKVHTSNYRIVGFSHETTASELVELGKKYNIPVLEDLGSGFLIDLQQYGIKDEPRVQDSVAAGVDVVTFSGDKLLGGPQAGIIVGKKDYVAAMKKNPLTRALRIDKLTLAALEATLREYLDETKAIENIPTLRMLTMPEELIAVRARKLAGELKKEIGDKAAVFLTDGFSQAGGGALPTTELKTKLVSVKPKFLSAEKVAACLRTGDPAVLVRIKDDCIVLDLRTVFEDEISLLVERLKSCL; this is encoded by the coding sequence ATGGACGGTCAAAAACAAAAGTCGTTGCAGAGAATTCCTGCGGTTGAACAAGTGCTTCAAAACGAAAGAATTAAAAATTTACTGGAGGATTATCCTCGTACTTTGGTAGTAGAAAGTGTGCGGGAAGTTTTGGATGTATATCGGCAGAATTTGATTGCCGGTATGAAAGCCGAGGAAACCTTAACAATTGACGAAGTTGTGTTGCGAACGGAGAAACTAGTAATTAAAAAAAGCCAGAGCAATTTGCGGCCGGCTATCAACGCTACAGGCGTAATTGTGCATACTAACCTAGGCAGGTCTGTATTAAGCCCCAAAGCTCAGGAGGCAGTGAGGAGAATCGCTTCTACTTATTGTAACCTTGAGATAGATTTGGAAAAAGGGTCGCGGGGTTCCCGGTACGAACATGTTGAAGACTTATTGACTCGTTTAACCGGGGCGGAAGCGGCCCTGGTTGTTAACAACAATGCGGCCGCCGTATTATTAGCGCTCAACACCCTGGCCAACGGTCGAGAAGCTATAGTCTCAAGAGGCCAACTGGTAGAAATAGGTGGCTCGTTTCGCATTCCGGAAGTTATGAAACAGAGCGGCGTGAAATTAGTAGAAGTAGGAACGACTAATAAGACTTATATACAGGACTACGAGCAGGCCATTACAGAGAACACGGCTCTTCTTTTGAAAGTACATACCAGTAATTACAGGATTGTAGGTTTTTCTCATGAAACTACTGCGTCAGAATTAGTGGAACTGGGGAAAAAATATAACATTCCAGTTTTAGAGGATTTGGGAAGCGGTTTTCTGATAGATCTACAGCAATATGGTATTAAGGACGAACCGCGGGTTCAAGACAGTGTTGCGGCAGGGGTAGATGTGGTAACCTTTAGCGGGGACAAGTTGTTGGGCGGACCCCAGGCAGGGATTATCGTAGGGAAAAAGGACTATGTAGCAGCCATGAAGAAAAATCCGCTGACCAGAGCTCTAAGAATTGACAAACTTACCTTGGCGGCGCTGGAAGCCACTTTAAGAGAGTATTTGGATGAGACAAAGGCAATAGAAAACATTCCAACGTTAAGAATGCTAACCATGCCGGAGGAATTAATTGCCGTTCGGGCTCGAAAGCTGGCGGGAGAGTTGAAAAAAGAAATAGGCGATAAAGCAGCGGTATTCCTAACCGATGGTTTTTCCCAGGCAGGAGGAGGAGCCCTTCCCACGACTGAGCTGAAGACAAAATTGGTTTCGGTGAAGCCTAAATTCCTTTCGGCGGAGAAAGTAGCAGCTTGTTTGCGGACAGGAGATCCAGCGGTACTGGTCAGAATAAAGGACGATTGTATAGTTCTGGATTTGAGAACGGTTTTCGAAGACGAGATAAGCTTGTTGGTGGAACGGCTCAAATCATGTCTGTGA
- the selB gene encoding selenocysteine-specific translation elongation factor, with the protein MDYIIVGTAGHIDHGKTVLVKALTGVDTDRLKEEKERGISIELGFAPLVLSNGLKLGLVDVPGHERFIKQMLAGVGGIDLVLLVVAADEGVMPQTQEHLDIIDLLQIKRGIIVITKKDLVDDEWLELVQEEVRETVRGTVLEHSPMVAVSALTGEGISELRRLLEELAETTPPKSSEGYVRLPIDRVFSVTGFGTVVTGTLWSGSIRTGDELEILPHGLRSRVRNLQIHGETVSSALAGQRVAVNLAGLEVHQVERGDVLATPGVWQPSYRMDVKLHLLNRMEKPLQHRARVRVHLGTSEILGRVVLLDRDELLPGETAYAQMVMEKPVVAAKNDRFVIRNYSPMYTLGGGTVVEPVAAKHKRFRPEIIKALDTKLTGTPAELVLQAVKSHSVPLIELQEVAKKVGMLKDEVLKAANKLKDKNLIQIISGETETFLVDAQQLKIWEKDALELLEDYHSRFSLREGIPKEELRSRQFALLSAKAFNLLLQHWAQQGIIRIKGNFVAKSDFQCIPDPKQRRILNQIEQIFKENLFQPPSLAHIQDRIGITGEQLEELLRYLLRTDKLVKVSEDLFFHADAVKVAQEKIGNYLSKHEQISLGEARDLLESSRKFVLPLLEYFDQVRFTRRVGDIRVLYSKNQG; encoded by the coding sequence GTGGACTACATCATTGTGGGTACTGCCGGCCACATAGATCACGGCAAAACAGTGCTTGTCAAAGCGTTGACCGGAGTGGATACGGACCGATTGAAAGAAGAAAAAGAAAGAGGTATCTCCATTGAGTTAGGTTTTGCTCCTTTGGTTCTTTCTAACGGCCTTAAACTAGGGCTGGTAGATGTGCCCGGGCATGAGCGTTTTATAAAACAAATGTTGGCGGGAGTAGGCGGTATTGACTTGGTCTTGCTGGTCGTTGCTGCCGACGAGGGAGTTATGCCTCAGACCCAGGAACATTTGGATATTATTGATTTGCTTCAGATAAAGCGGGGGATTATTGTTATTACTAAAAAGGACCTGGTAGATGATGAGTGGCTGGAGCTCGTTCAAGAAGAGGTAAGAGAAACGGTCAGGGGGACGGTGTTAGAACATTCGCCGATGGTAGCGGTATCAGCCTTGACAGGAGAAGGTATTTCAGAGCTCCGCAGACTGCTGGAGGAGTTGGCTGAAACTACTCCTCCTAAATCTTCAGAGGGGTATGTCCGATTGCCTATTGACCGGGTGTTTTCCGTTACCGGTTTTGGCACGGTGGTAACCGGAACCCTTTGGAGCGGAAGCATCCGCACGGGAGATGAATTAGAGATTTTGCCCCATGGCTTGCGGTCGAGAGTTAGAAACCTACAAATTCATGGAGAAACAGTTTCTTCTGCACTGGCCGGCCAGCGGGTAGCGGTCAACCTGGCCGGACTAGAGGTGCATCAGGTTGAGCGGGGAGATGTTTTAGCAACGCCGGGCGTATGGCAACCTTCCTATCGTATGGACGTTAAGTTACATTTGTTAAACAGAATGGAGAAGCCTTTGCAACACCGGGCGAGGGTGCGTGTGCACCTTGGTACCAGCGAAATATTAGGGAGGGTTGTGCTGCTGGATCGCGATGAATTGTTGCCTGGTGAGACGGCTTATGCTCAGATGGTCATGGAAAAGCCGGTAGTGGCAGCAAAAAATGACCGGTTTGTGATCCGCAATTACTCACCCATGTATACCTTAGGCGGAGGCACTGTGGTGGAACCGGTGGCTGCAAAACACAAAAGATTTCGTCCAGAGATCATAAAAGCTTTGGACACTAAATTGACTGGGACTCCTGCCGAATTAGTCCTGCAGGCTGTTAAGTCCCATTCGGTTCCCTTGATAGAACTGCAGGAGGTTGCTAAAAAAGTAGGAATGTTAAAGGATGAAGTACTTAAGGCTGCTAACAAGTTAAAAGACAAAAATTTAATACAAATAATTTCTGGGGAGACGGAAACTTTTTTAGTGGACGCTCAACAATTAAAGATTTGGGAGAAGGATGCTCTGGAGCTTTTGGAGGATTATCATAGCCGTTTTTCTTTGCGGGAAGGTATTCCGAAAGAAGAATTGCGTTCTCGCCAGTTTGCCCTACTGTCCGCAAAAGCCTTCAATCTTTTATTACAGCATTGGGCGCAGCAGGGAATAATCCGGATCAAGGGCAATTTTGTAGCTAAATCTGATTTTCAATGTATTCCTGATCCGAAACAAAGACGAATATTAAATCAGATTGAACAAATTTTCAAAGAGAATTTATTTCAACCTCCCAGTTTGGCGCATATACAAGATAGAATAGGAATTACTGGTGAACAACTGGAAGAGCTACTGCGCTATTTATTGCGTACCGACAAGCTAGTCAAAGTAAGTGAAGATCTCTTTTTTCATGCCGATGCTGTAAAAGTAGCTCAAGAAAAGATTGGCAATTATCTTTCAAAGCATGAACAGATTTCCCTGGGAGAAGCCAGGGATTTGCTCGAAAGTTCCCGTAAATTTGTACTTCCTCTGCTAGAGTATTTTGACCAAGTGAGATTTACCCGGAGAGTAGGGGATATAAGGGTTTTATATAGTAAAAACCAAGGGTGA
- a CDS encoding ABC transporter substrate-binding protein — protein MKFGKKLSLLLVILLIAGLVVGCTTPSGESGEKKEGTSESGEPAKETGEAAKVEEIKIGVNYELSGDVATFGKQTVNGILLAFEEINAAGGVLDGATIKPIVLDNKSDAAESTSVATKLITQEKVVVHLGAATTGDTLAAVPVATQYKVPLVTTSATNPKVTVDDNGNTREYIFRTCFIDPPQGIVGAKFAYDDLGARKAAILYDTTNDYSKGLAQVFAEEFEKLGGEVVAEEGFVKEDQDFRAVLTNFKNAGADIIYVPAYYEKVGKIISQGRELGIDAPFLGADGWDSPVLVEIAGADALNNTFFTNHYSPQDPSEKVQKFVKAYEEKYGETPSSFAALGYDAAYLIADAIERAGAADPEKIKDALAATKDFDAVTGKLTFDEQHNPVKEIAIIEMVDGKQQLRTKKMPE, from the coding sequence ATGAAGTTTGGAAAAAAGCTAAGTCTGCTTTTGGTTATATTGTTAATTGCCGGTCTAGTTGTTGGGTGTACTACCCCTTCCGGTGAAAGCGGAGAGAAGAAAGAGGGAACGTCTGAAAGCGGAGAACCAGCTAAAGAAACCGGAGAAGCGGCTAAAGTTGAAGAGATCAAGATAGGGGTTAATTATGAACTCTCCGGCGACGTAGCAACCTTCGGCAAGCAAACAGTCAATGGGATATTGCTGGCTTTTGAAGAAATTAATGCCGCAGGAGGCGTTCTCGACGGCGCTACTATTAAACCGATTGTTTTGGATAACAAATCCGATGCTGCCGAATCGACCAGTGTTGCCACTAAATTAATCACCCAGGAGAAAGTGGTTGTTCACTTGGGTGCAGCTACCACTGGTGACACTTTGGCAGCGGTACCAGTAGCTACTCAATACAAAGTTCCTCTTGTGACCACTTCTGCTACTAATCCGAAAGTTACGGTGGATGATAACGGCAATACTAGGGAATATATTTTCCGTACTTGCTTCATCGATCCGCCGCAAGGGATTGTCGGGGCTAAATTTGCATACGATGACTTGGGAGCACGGAAGGCAGCAATTCTTTATGATACCACTAATGACTATAGCAAAGGATTGGCTCAAGTCTTTGCAGAGGAATTCGAGAAACTGGGTGGAGAAGTTGTTGCTGAGGAAGGATTTGTCAAAGAAGACCAGGATTTCCGGGCTGTCTTGACGAACTTCAAGAATGCTGGAGCCGACATTATTTACGTCCCGGCTTACTATGAAAAAGTGGGCAAAATTATCAGCCAAGGTCGGGAGTTGGGAATCGATGCTCCTTTCCTCGGCGCTGACGGATGGGATAGCCCGGTATTGGTAGAAATTGCTGGCGCAGATGCGCTTAACAACACTTTCTTCACCAACCATTACAGCCCTCAAGACCCCAGCGAAAAAGTACAAAAATTTGTCAAGGCTTACGAGGAGAAGTATGGAGAAACACCGAGTTCTTTCGCCGCTCTTGGTTATGATGCCGCCTATCTGATTGCCGATGCTATCGAGCGCGCCGGTGCAGCAGACCCCGAAAAGATTAAAGACGCTTTAGCAGCTACCAAGGATTTTGATGCTGTTACTGGTAAGCTAACTTTTGATGAGCAGCACAACCCCGTAAAAGAGATTGCGATAATCGAGATGGTAGACGGTAAGCAACAGCTCAGGACTAAGAAAATGCCTGAATAA
- a CDS encoding branched-chain amino acid ABC transporter permease, with amino-acid sequence MAEFLQQVLNGVSLGSIYALIALGYTMVYGIIQLINFAHGEILMVGTYIGFFSITVLGLDLFSSLILSMAGAAVLGMLIERIAYKPLRNSTRLAALITAIGMSLFLQNTGLLVLGAEYRSFPQVIPNIQYRFFNGQVVITSRQILIFAVTVVMMVMLQYIVKRTKMGKAMRAVSLDKDAARLMGINVDTTISFTFALGSALAAVAGILLGIYYNTIHPLMGLVPGLKAFVAAVLGGIGVIPGAMAGGFLLGIIEALVSGYWSSMFRDAVAYGILILILLVKPSGLLGKDAGEKV; translated from the coding sequence TTGGCAGAATTTTTACAACAAGTACTCAACGGAGTTTCGCTTGGAAGCATATATGCCTTGATAGCCCTGGGATACACTATGGTCTACGGTATTATCCAATTGATTAACTTTGCTCACGGAGAAATACTCATGGTGGGGACCTATATAGGTTTTTTTTCGATCACTGTTTTGGGGCTTGATTTATTCAGTTCGCTAATCTTATCCATGGCTGGAGCTGCTGTTTTAGGCATGTTGATTGAACGGATAGCTTATAAACCATTAAGGAACTCCACGCGCTTAGCAGCATTAATTACGGCAATAGGAATGTCGCTGTTTTTACAAAATACGGGTTTGTTAGTGTTAGGGGCTGAATACCGTTCATTTCCGCAGGTTATTCCAAATATACAATACAGGTTTTTTAACGGGCAGGTGGTTATAACCAGCCGTCAGATCTTAATTTTTGCTGTAACCGTTGTCATGATGGTTATGCTCCAGTATATCGTAAAGCGAACTAAAATGGGCAAAGCAATGCGAGCAGTTTCACTCGATAAGGATGCGGCTCGACTGATGGGAATTAATGTAGATACCACCATTTCCTTCACTTTTGCCCTTGGGTCCGCCTTAGCTGCGGTAGCAGGGATATTGTTGGGCATTTACTATAACACCATCCATCCTCTGATGGGGTTGGTTCCGGGTCTAAAAGCTTTTGTAGCGGCAGTTTTGGGAGGAATTGGCGTTATCCCCGGGGCCATGGCCGGAGGGTTTTTGCTGGGCATAATTGAAGCGTTGGTAAGTGGCTATTGGAGTTCCATGTTTAGGGACGCAGTGGCGTACGGGATACTAATTCTGATCCTTCTGGTGAAGCCCTCGGGGCTTCTGGGCAAAGACGCAGGAGAGAAAGTGTAG
- a CDS encoding branched-chain amino acid ABC transporter permease, with protein sequence MKKAGRVAKETVLIVVALVAVYFLVSVAISKNLINPFQQVNLFLMGINIIMATSLNLIVGFTGQLALGHAGFMAIGAYISAVLTMKFGQPFLLATVVGAIAAAIMGVLIGIPTLRLRGDYLAIATLGMGEIIKVILLNIEYVGGAAGLIGIPQLTNWNWLFLYTVLTVVILRNFINSTHGRACLAVREDEIAAETMGINTTKYKVMAFSIGAFFAGVAGSLYAHYFFLIQPNTFSFLKSFDALVMVVLGGLGSLTGSIIAAVVITGINALLQDLAALRMVIYSVILLVVMIYRPQGLMGTKELSFDLFRKNRSESRGTGTQSGTTV encoded by the coding sequence ATGAAAAAGGCAGGAAGAGTGGCGAAGGAGACAGTTCTGATCGTAGTTGCGTTGGTGGCAGTATATTTTTTGGTATCCGTAGCCATCAGTAAGAATTTGATTAACCCGTTTCAGCAGGTTAATTTGTTTTTGATGGGTATCAATATAATCATGGCTACCAGTCTAAACTTGATTGTTGGCTTTACGGGGCAACTGGCCTTGGGGCATGCCGGTTTTATGGCAATCGGCGCCTACATCTCCGCGGTTCTAACTATGAAGTTCGGACAGCCGTTCCTGTTGGCCACCGTGGTTGGGGCAATTGCGGCTGCGATTATGGGTGTGCTGATTGGAATACCTACATTGAGGCTGCGGGGAGATTATTTGGCCATCGCTACGTTAGGTATGGGAGAAATTATAAAGGTTATTCTCTTGAACATCGAATACGTAGGGGGAGCAGCTGGTTTGATCGGCATTCCCCAACTGACCAACTGGAACTGGCTATTCCTTTATACGGTTTTAACGGTGGTAATTTTACGTAATTTTATTAATTCTACGCACGGGCGAGCTTGTTTAGCGGTAAGGGAGGACGAAATTGCTGCGGAAACTATGGGCATCAACACCACCAAGTATAAAGTTATGGCATTTTCCATTGGCGCTTTTTTTGCAGGGGTAGCCGGCTCTTTATACGCCCATTATTTCTTCTTGATTCAACCGAATACCTTTTCTTTTCTGAAATCCTTTGACGCTCTGGTTATGGTAGTTCTAGGTGGGCTGGGAAGCCTGACGGGTTCAATTATAGCTGCCGTAGTAATTACAGGTATTAATGCCTTACTACAGGATCTAGCCGCCCTTCGCATGGTTATATATTCTGTTATTCTGCTGGTAGTGATGATTTACCGTCCACAGGGACTAATGGGAACAAAGGAATTAAGCTTTGATTTATTCCGCAAGAACAGGAGTGAAAGTCGTGGAACCGGTACTCAAAGTGGAACAACTGTCTAA